A window of Ignavibacteriales bacterium genomic DNA:
GAGAATGAGAAAGGTTCGATCGCGCCGGGGAAAATGGCGGACTTTGTCGTCCTTTCGGATGATATCCTCACGATCGATCCTGTCAAGATCGAAACCGTCAGCGTCGAGATGACTATTGTCGGCGGAAAAACTGTGTACGCAAAGTGATCGGGTGGGCAATCTTGATCAACTGACAGCACTTCGCGGTGCGAGCGAATGAACCTTCTTGATCTGGCGCGGAGATTCCGAAAAGGAATTTTCATTGCCCTTTCCCTCGTCGTGATCGAGCACGTCGCGTGGATCATTGAACCTGCCTTGTTCGGTAAGGTGATCGATGCGTTGATCGATCGCGCGAGCACTGAGGGTCCCGCTCTCCAATCCCTGAACGTCACGCCCCTTTTTCTCTGGATCATCGTCTTTGCAGTCAATTCCGGTACGGGAGTAGTTCGACGCATCGTCGATGAGCGGATCTACCTCCGGATCTACGCCGAACTCGCAACCGGCGTGGCCACCGGCAGCCAAAGGAAGCAATACACGGTTTCGAAAACCGTCGCCCTCACTCAGCTGTCCGAGCAGTACATTTCTTTCCTCCAGTACCGCATGCCCGAGATAATCGATCAGATCGTGTCTATCACGGGGGCGGTCATTGCATTAGCGGCATTCGACTGGCGATTATCGGTGGCATGCCTTACGATCATCCTGCCGCTTATGCAGGTTACGGGTGTCTACACGCGGAAAGTGAGCACGCTTCAGAAGCAATATCACGACAACTTTGAGACCACGACTGATGTGTTCGCACGTCAAAGTGTGGAAGAGGTCAAATCCTACTATGCGAGGCTGACTTCCCTCAAGCAGAGCATCGCGAATTGGGGAGCGTTCAATTTTGGCATCATGAGACTTGCACTCCTGGTGATCTTCATCGCTGTACTCTACATCTCCATTGACCTCGACAACTTCAGCACTGGTGCGATCTATTCGATCGTCGCGTATATCTGGACCTTCATCACGACATCGGAATATATCCCTGAGCTCCTGGAGAGCTGGACATCACTCAAAGACATATCCCGAAGATTGAAGGAAGGGGGGGAATAGTTGCAGCGCGAAGTTCATTTCGCCCTGTCGTTATCCCGCCAACGGGGAAACTTTGCTATATTCACCCAATCAGACGACGATCATCGTGAACCGACCACCGACCAAACCTAAGACGAATATCATCCAACGCGCTGAATCGCCGCTCCAGTACGTTAAGGGTATTGGGCCCAAGCGGGCGGCCGCGCTCGAATCCGTCGAGATCCGCACGGTGCGGGACCTTCTGCACAATTTCCCCTTCGATTACCTCGACCGGAGCAGTATCGTCAGCATCCGCGACCTCAAGAAGTATGTCGATGCTGAGAAGCCCGTGACCGTCATCGGCCAGGTCTTTCGTCAGGAGATGCGTCGCTCGCGGCGTTCAAACCGTCTCATTTTCATTTTGACACTGGAGGATGCGACAGGGCACCTGCCGTGTGTCTGGTTCGAGGGAGTACAG
This region includes:
- a CDS encoding ABC transporter six-transmembrane domain-containing protein, translated to MNLLDLARRFRKGIFIALSLVVIEHVAWIIEPALFGKVIDALIDRASTEGPALQSLNVTPLFLWIIVFAVNSGTGVVRRIVDERIYLRIYAELATGVATGSQRKQYTVSKTVALTQLSEQYISFLQYRMPEIIDQIVSITGAVIALAAFDWRLSVACLTIILPLMQVTGVYTRKVSTLQKQYHDNFETTTDVFARQSVEEVKSYYARLTSLKQSIANWGAFNFGIMRLALLVIFIAVLYISIDLDNFSTGAIYSIVAYIWTFITTSEYIPELLESWTSLKDISRRLKEGGE